GCAATCTTGCCCATATCAAGGATATGATCCTCCAGGCGCGGTCGGAGCATGTCGATGTCGTCGTGTTTCCGGAGCTGGCGCTGACCGGTTACCCCCCGGAAGATCTTCTCCTGAAGCCCTCGTTTATTGACAAAAACCTTCGGGCCCTGGACGAACTTCTGGGATTTGCCCCGGAACTCCTCGTCCTGGTCGGATTTGTCGACCGTCAGGACGACATCTACAACGCCGCGGCCGTTCTCCATGGGGGCAAGCTTCACGGGATTTACCGAAAACAATATCTGCCCAATTACGGGGTCTTCGATGAAAACCGGTATTTTCAGGAAGGGGTGGAGTCTCCTGTTCTCGAATACCGGTCCGCCCGTCTGGGAATCAACATCTGCGAGGACATCTGGTACCCGAAAGGCCCCCTGTACACCCAGACCCTGATGGGAGATGCCGAATGTATCCTGAACCTTTCGGCCTCGCCATTCCATGCCGGCAAACGGGAGGTCCGGGAGAACATGCTCTGCACCCGGGCGGTAGACAGCGCCTGCTATATCGCCTACGTCAATATGGTGGGAGGACAGGACGAGCTCGTCTTTGATGGACAGAGCCTTGTCATCAGCCCCGACGGGGAGATCGAAAGCCGGGGAAAAGCGTTTCAGGAAGATCTTCTGATCACCGAGATCGATCTGGACCATGTGTTCCGGGTCCGCCTGCACGATCCCCGCCGGCGGAAAGACCGATTGAGCCAGTCCCTGGACCGGCCGCAGTGGAATCAGGACGATGTGCTCGTTCGCTGGAAGATCGAGGAGGCGGGGCGACGGCAGGCACCTGGCGGGGCCCGCCCGGAGAAAAAGGTTCTCGTGAAAAGTCCCTATACACAGCCCCTGGACCGTCTTTCCGAGATCTACGAAGCCCTTGTGACCGGCGTCCGGGACTATGTCCGAAAGAACAGTTTCCGGGAAGTGCTGGTCGGCCTTTCCGGAGGGATCGATTCGGCGCTCGTCGCTGCCATCGCCACGGATGCGCTGGGAGCCGAGCATGTTCACGGACTGTTCATGCCATCCATGTTTACCTCCCAGGAAAGTTACGAAGACGTCCTCAAGCTGTCCGGGACGCTGAAGGTACACGTGGAGACCATTCCGATCGGTGCGGCGTTCGAACAGTTTCTCCAGATTCTATCGCCGCACTTCCAGGATCGTCCCCGGGACACGGCCGAAGAGAATCTCCAGTCCCGGATCCGCGGACTCCTGCTGATGGCGCTGTCCAACAAGTTCCACTGGCTGGTGCTGACGACCGGCAACAAGAGCGAGATGAGCGTCGGGTACCAGACCCTTTACGGGGACATGGCCGGCGGATTTTCCGTCCTCAAGGACGTTCCCAAGACTCTCGTCTATGACCTGGCCGATTTTCTGAACACCCGGAGAGCCGATATCATCCCGCACCGCATCATCGAAAAGGCTCCGACTGCCGAACTGCGCCCCAACCAGAAGGATCTGGATTCCCTGCCGCCCTATGAGATTCTCGATCCCATCATGGAGGCCTATGTCGAAGATGACCAGGGATTCGAGGAAATTGTCGGGAAAGGCTTTGATCCGGCCACCGTGGCCCGGGTGCTCTCCCTG
The sequence above is drawn from the Leptospirillum ferriphilum ML-04 genome and encodes:
- a CDS encoding NAD+ synthase, which gives rise to MRKLKLALAQTNPIVGDIPGNLAHIKDMILQARSEHVDVVVFPELALTGYPPEDLLLKPSFIDKNLRALDELLGFAPELLVLVGFVDRQDDIYNAAAVLHGGKLHGIYRKQYLPNYGVFDENRYFQEGVESPVLEYRSARLGINICEDIWYPKGPLYTQTLMGDAECILNLSASPFHAGKREVRENMLCTRAVDSACYIAYVNMVGGQDELVFDGQSLVISPDGEIESRGKAFQEDLLITEIDLDHVFRVRLHDPRRRKDRLSQSLDRPQWNQDDVLVRWKIEEAGRRQAPGGARPEKKVLVKSPYTQPLDRLSEIYEALVTGVRDYVRKNSFREVLVGLSGGIDSALVAAIATDALGAEHVHGLFMPSMFTSQESYEDVLKLSGTLKVHVETIPIGAAFEQFLQILSPHFQDRPRDTAEENLQSRIRGLLLMALSNKFHWLVLTTGNKSEMSVGYQTLYGDMAGGFSVLKDVPKTLVYDLADFLNTRRADIIPHRIIEKAPTAELRPNQKDLDSLPPYEILDPIMEAYVEDDQGFEEIVGKGFDPATVARVLSLIDKSEYKRRQSPPGIKLTLRAFGKDWRVPITNRFKEI